One part of the Mycolicibacterium aromaticivorans JS19b1 = JCM 16368 genome encodes these proteins:
- a CDS encoding PE family protein, translated as MSKLSASIVTGSAGSPTPPHDTTPTTPTTSSSPLSSGSSSGAALTAASVVSTLADPRRTSTVTMPIAVVGPTSGGWHPGALIAGWIGVFVSNGTATHPNGGLLFGTGFSYTAATCTGGVACNGGRSGLFGGGGGDGFNGGNGGAAGLFGKGGNGGAGVAGINDGAGGNGGRGGLLGGDGGAGGAGGASSAGGVSGGTGGAGGCAGLVGNGGAGGAGGDSSAGGAGGNGGAGGHGGWLTGDAGAGGAGGNTSGGGNGGAGAAGGGAGLLGAGGSGGHGGNATDVHVPGSGGDGGAGGHGGWLYGSAGAGGDGGNARQGGGGGFTGGTGGDGGAAGLIGTGGAGGTGGDATPGGDVEPAGNGGNGGAGGWLYGAGGSGGSGGVSGGGSGPNVVGGRGGAGGAAGLIGAGGAGGPGGAGFDSVGGNGGPGGNGGNGGWLYGTGGAGGSGGGGGFAEGVSGGNGGGGGAGGNAGLIGTGGVGGAGGTGGDGQPPNNAPGGNGGLGGQGGTGGSLYGNGGAGGAGGSGGNGSFDAGGNGAGGGAGGNAGRIGNGGNGGDGGAGGTGEGGLPNGSDGEGGKGGAAGALSGSPGTTGAGG; from the coding sequence GTGAGCAAACTCTCGGCGTCCATCGTGACCGGCTCGGCAGGGTCGCCGACGCCGCCTCACGACACGACGCCAACCACACCCACCACGTCGTCGTCGCCGCTGTCCTCGGGTAGCAGCTCAGGTGCGGCGCTGACCGCGGCGTCTGTGGTGTCCACGCTGGCTGATCCCCGCCGCACCAGCACTGTCACCATGCCGATTGCGGTGGTGGGGCCGACGAGTGGAGGTTGGCATCCGGGTGCGCTGATCGCGGGGTGGATCGGTGTTTTCGTGAGCAACGGCACCGCAACGCACCCCAACGGCGGGTTGTTGTTCGGCACCGGATTCAGCTACACCGCAGCCACCTGCACCGGCGGGGTGGCGTGCAACGGCGGGCGCAGCGGATTGTTCGGCGGTGGCGGTGGTGACGGCTTCAACGGCGGCAACGGCGGGGCGGCCGGGTTGTTCGGTAAGGGTGGTAACGGCGGGGCCGGGGTCGCGGGGATCAACGACGGTGCGGGCGGCAACGGCGGGCGCGGCGGGTTGTTGGGCGGGGATGGCGGCGCCGGCGGGGCCGGCGGGGCCAGCAGCGCCGGCGGGGTCAGCGGCGGTACGGGTGGTGCCGGTGGCTGTGCCGGCTTGGTGGGCAACGGCGGGGCCGGCGGGGCCGGCGGGGACTCCAGCGCCGGGGGCGCCGGCGGCAACGGCGGGGCAGGCGGGCACGGCGGCTGGTTGACCGGCGACGCCGGCGCCGGCGGGGCCGGCGGGAACACCAGCGGCGGCGGGAACGGCGGCGCCGGGGCAGCCGGCGGGGGCGCGGGCTTGTTGGGGGCCGGCGGTAGCGGCGGCCACGGCGGCAACGCGACGGACGTACATGTCCCCGGGTCAGGCGGCGATGGCGGCGCCGGTGGCCACGGCGGCTGGCTGTACGGCAGTGCTGGAGCCGGCGGGGACGGCGGGAACGCCCGCCAGGGCGGCGGCGGCGGTTTCACCGGCGGCACCGGCGGGGACGGCGGCGCCGCGGGCCTGATCGGCACCGGCGGGGCGGGTGGGACCGGCGGCGACGCCACGCCCGGCGGTGACGTCGAGCCCGCCGGCAACGGCGGCAACGGGGGCGCCGGCGGCTGGCTGTACGGCGCCGGCGGGTCCGGCGGGTCCGGTGGGGTCAGCGGCGGGGGGAGCGGCCCCAACGTTGTCGGAGGACGTGGCGGGGCGGGGGGCGCCGCCGGGCTGATCGGGGCCGGCGGCGCCGGCGGGCCCGGTGGGGCCGGCTTCGACAGCGTAGGCGGGAACGGCGGACCCGGCGGCAACGGCGGCAACGGCGGATGGCTCTACGGGACCGGTGGGGCCGGCGGCAGCGGCGGCGGTGGCGGTTTCGCTGAAGGCGTTTCAGGGGGGAACGGTGGTGGCGGCGGCGCCGGCGGCAATGCCGGGCTGATCGGCACGGGCGGAGTTGGCGGGGCCGGCGGCACCGGCGGCGACGGCCAGCCGCCGAATAATGCTCCCGGGGGCAACGGTGGGCTCGGCGGTCAGGGCGGCACCGGCGGGTCCCTGTACGGCAATGGCGGGGCCGGCGGGGCCGGCGGCTCCGGCGGCAACGGTTCGTTCGACGCCGGCGGGAACGGTGCGGGCGGCGGGGCCGGCGGGAACGCCGGGCGGATCGGCAACGGCGGCAACGGTGGCGACGGCGGGGCGGGCGGGACCGGCGAGGGTGGGCTTCCGAACGGGTCCGACGGGGAGGGCGGCAAGGGCGGAGCCGCGGGGGCGCTGTCGGGCAGCCCGGGCACCACCGGCGCGGGCGGGTAA
- a CDS encoding nitrilase-related carbon-nitrogen hydrolase translates to MTRIACAQIDPTVGALAANLELSTDAVADAVAQGADVVVLPELATSGYMFADADEARSVAVRPTDPAFDAWRSAAGDAIVIGGFCELGDDGLLYNSAIALDRDGLIATYRKTHLWDREKLIFTRGAALPPVLKTRHGAIAVMVCYDLEFGEVTRQVAVDGVELIAAPVNWPLFPRPEGERPGEVITAMSTARLNRVVVAVCDRAGVERGQPWTQGSVIVDPDGWVVADAGSGPGLAIADVDLTATHDKTLTEYVDLLSDRRLDLY, encoded by the coding sequence ATGACCCGGATCGCGTGCGCCCAAATCGACCCCACCGTCGGCGCGCTGGCCGCCAATCTCGAGCTGTCGACGGATGCTGTCGCTGACGCCGTCGCGCAAGGGGCCGACGTCGTGGTGCTGCCGGAGCTGGCCACCTCCGGCTATATGTTCGCCGATGCTGACGAAGCCCGCTCGGTGGCGGTGCGCCCCACCGATCCGGCGTTCGACGCGTGGCGCTCCGCCGCCGGCGACGCGATCGTGATCGGCGGGTTCTGCGAGCTCGGTGACGACGGTTTGCTGTACAACAGCGCGATCGCGCTCGACCGCGACGGACTGATCGCGACCTACCGCAAGACACATCTGTGGGACCGGGAGAAGCTGATCTTCACCCGCGGCGCCGCGCTGCCTCCGGTGCTGAAGACACGGCACGGCGCGATCGCGGTGATGGTCTGCTATGACCTGGAGTTCGGTGAGGTGACTCGCCAGGTGGCCGTTGACGGCGTGGAATTGATTGCGGCGCCGGTGAATTGGCCGCTGTTCCCCCGTCCCGAGGGGGAGCGGCCGGGAGAGGTGATCACGGCGATGTCCACCGCACGGCTCAATCGGGTGGTGGTCGCGGTGTGCGACCGCGCGGGAGTCGAACGTGGCCAGCCGTGGACGCAGGGCAGCGTGATCGTCGACCCCGACGGCTGGGTGGTCGCCGATGCAGGGTCGGGACCGGGGCTGGCCATCGCCGACGTCGACCTGACCGCCACGCACGACAAGACTCTGACGGAGTATGTCGACCTGCTCTCCGATCGGCGCCTAGACCTCTACTGA
- the speB gene encoding agmatinase: MASEIDNVPDSGIVGPVDATKYPRYTEPSTFARLPRISEVPGADVRIVGVPFDSGVSYRPGARFGPSHVRAASKLLRPFNPALGVNPFITQQVADCGDVAVNPFDIEEAIAGIDTAMTDLRKDGSTVLTIGGDHTIALPILRSLARDHGPVAVLHFDAHLDTWDTYFGAPYTHGTPFRRASEEGLIDMERSLHMGIRGPLYSKTDLEDDAVLGFQVIRSDDYEFDGVTSIVERMRKRLAGGPVYVSVDIDVLDPAHAPGTGTPEAGGLTSRELLNTLRGLVGLDVVGADIVEVAPAYDHAEMTGIAAAHVGYELLSVLAANR; encoded by the coding sequence ATGGCATCCGAGATCGACAACGTGCCGGACTCCGGGATCGTCGGACCCGTCGACGCCACGAAGTATCCCCGCTACACCGAGCCGTCGACGTTCGCGCGGCTGCCGCGGATCTCCGAGGTGCCCGGCGCCGACGTTCGCATCGTCGGGGTTCCCTTCGACAGCGGCGTGTCCTATCGGCCCGGAGCGCGATTCGGGCCATCGCACGTCCGCGCGGCCTCCAAGCTGCTGCGGCCGTTCAACCCGGCGTTGGGCGTCAATCCGTTCATCACTCAGCAGGTGGCCGACTGCGGTGACGTCGCCGTCAATCCCTTCGACATCGAGGAGGCGATCGCGGGAATCGACACCGCGATGACCGACCTGCGCAAGGACGGCTCGACTGTTCTGACCATCGGCGGTGACCACACCATCGCCCTGCCGATCCTGCGCTCGCTGGCCCGCGACCACGGCCCGGTGGCAGTGCTGCATTTCGACGCCCACCTCGATACCTGGGACACCTATTTCGGCGCGCCCTACACCCATGGCACGCCGTTCCGGCGGGCCAGCGAGGAAGGGCTGATCGATATGGAGAGGTCGCTGCACATGGGCATCCGCGGCCCGTTGTACAGCAAGACCGACCTGGAGGATGACGCCGTTCTGGGCTTCCAGGTCATCCGCTCCGATGACTACGAATTCGACGGTGTCACAAGCATTGTGGAGCGTATGCGCAAGCGTCTCGCGGGCGGACCGGTGTACGTCTCGGTCGACATCGACGTCCTCGATCCCGCGCACGCACCCGGCACCGGAACTCCGGAAGCCGGTGGGTTGACGTCGCGCGAACTGCTCAACACGTTGCGCGGGCTGGTGGGCCTCGACGTGGTCGGTGCCGACATCGTCGAGGTGGCCCCGGCCTACGACCACGCCGAGATGACCGGGATCGCCGCGGCCCACGTCGGATACGAACTCCTCTCGGTGCTTGCGGCCAACCGATAG
- a CDS encoding ANTAR domain-containing response regulator → MTDAEDRTSRRVLIAEDEALIRMDLAEMLRDEGYEVVGEAGDGQEAVELAEQLRPDLVIMDVKMPRRDGIDAAAEIASKRIAPIVVLTAFSQRDLVEKARDAGAMAYLVKPFSISDLIPAIEVAVSRFGEIAELEREVANLSDRLETRKLVERAKGLLQANQGMTEPEAFKWIQRAAMDRRTTMKRVAEVVLETLDTPGSDPASN, encoded by the coding sequence ATGACGGACGCCGAAGACCGCACATCCCGCCGGGTGCTGATCGCCGAGGATGAAGCGTTGATCCGGATGGATCTGGCCGAGATGCTTCGGGACGAGGGCTACGAGGTGGTCGGCGAAGCCGGGGACGGCCAGGAGGCCGTCGAGCTGGCCGAGCAGCTGCGCCCCGACCTGGTGATCATGGACGTCAAGATGCCGCGGCGTGACGGGATCGACGCGGCCGCCGAGATCGCCAGCAAGCGCATCGCGCCGATCGTTGTGCTGACCGCCTTCAGTCAGCGTGACCTGGTGGAAAAGGCGCGCGATGCCGGCGCCATGGCGTACTTGGTCAAGCCGTTCTCCATCAGCGATCTGATCCCGGCGATCGAGGTGGCGGTCAGCCGGTTCGGCGAGATCGCCGAACTGGAGCGTGAGGTCGCCAACCTGTCGGACCGCCTGGAGACCCGCAAGCTGGTGGAGCGGGCGAAGGGGCTGCTGCAGGCGAACCAGGGCATGACCGAACCCGAAGCGTTCAAGTGGATTCAGCGTGCGGCCATGGACCGGCGCACCACGATGAAGAGGGTCGCCGAGGTGGTGCTGGAGACGCTCGACACGCCCGGTTCGGATCCCGCGTCGAATTGA
- a CDS encoding phosphatase PAP2 family protein: MSDIDITSRRQRFALVLLAAGLFGALAYMAAEINSWWMTALDTSVWNWFDAHRSHNRRGDSTGIFDYIGQPIHVAVAGLVSGTLLAVNARSIMRLVAVTGSVGAGAVLEQALKHIVERTPENLAQLRDGSMLDWSDLDYMNSFPSGHVTGAATLFGTIAVCVGVGRKHAAKAVISSVAAIGVLAVAWLALYVRAHIFTDVIGGMLLGGALVALSAAAITSRPQRRDDTEDGRQVRRTRSRTV, encoded by the coding sequence ATGAGCGACATCGACATCACATCGAGACGGCAGCGATTCGCGCTGGTCCTGCTCGCCGCGGGCCTGTTCGGCGCGCTGGCGTACATGGCTGCCGAGATCAACTCCTGGTGGATGACAGCGCTCGACACATCGGTCTGGAATTGGTTCGACGCGCATCGATCGCACAATCGGCGGGGCGATTCGACCGGGATCTTCGACTACATCGGTCAACCCATCCACGTGGCAGTCGCCGGATTGGTGAGCGGAACTCTACTGGCCGTGAACGCGCGTTCGATCATGCGCCTCGTTGCCGTGACTGGATCCGTCGGCGCGGGTGCGGTGCTCGAGCAGGCGCTCAAGCACATCGTCGAGCGAACGCCCGAAAATCTCGCCCAGTTGCGCGACGGGTCAATGCTTGACTGGTCAGACCTCGATTACATGAATTCGTTTCCCTCCGGTCATGTCACCGGAGCCGCCACACTGTTCGGAACGATCGCGGTGTGCGTAGGCGTCGGGCGCAAGCACGCTGCGAAGGCAGTGATTTCAAGCGTTGCCGCGATAGGTGTCCTTGCCGTCGCATGGCTGGCGCTCTACGTCCGCGCTCACATTTTCACCGATGTCATCGGGGGCATGCTGCTCGGCGGGGCGCTCGTGGCACTGAGTGCTGCGGCCATTACGTCGCGGCCGCAAAGGCGAGACGACACGGAGGACGGCCGCCAGGTGAGGCGGACCCGCAGCCGTACCGTCTGA
- a CDS encoding branched-chain amino acid ABC transporter permease gives MVYQSFGQITYLASDIGFNIDNLRDGFWQLTIDGLSWGAIYALVAVGYTLVFGVLRLINFAHSEIFMLGMFGSYFCLDMILGFTPSGDAYSKGILLTVLYLGIAMLFAMLVSGSAAMGLELVAYRPLRRRNARPLTFLITAIGMSFVLQEFVHFVLPKIIKDYGGSNAQQPIILVQPKTQFEVFGATVSNVTLVIVAAALIFAALTDIAINRTKFGRGIRAVAQDPTTATLMGVSRERIILTTFLIGGLLAGAAAMLYTLKVPQGIIYSGGFLLGIKAFSAAVLGGIGNLRGALLGGLVLGIMENYGQAVFGTQWRDVVAFVLLVLVLLIRPTGILGESLGKARA, from the coding sequence ATGGTCTACCAGAGCTTCGGCCAGATCACGTATCTCGCCAGTGACATCGGTTTCAATATCGACAATCTGCGAGACGGCTTCTGGCAGTTGACCATCGACGGCCTGTCGTGGGGCGCCATCTACGCTCTGGTGGCTGTTGGGTACACCTTGGTGTTCGGCGTCCTGCGCCTGATCAACTTCGCGCATTCCGAGATCTTCATGCTGGGCATGTTCGGCTCCTACTTCTGCCTGGACATGATTCTCGGGTTCACCCCGAGCGGTGATGCCTACAGCAAGGGCATCTTACTGACGGTGTTGTACCTCGGCATCGCCATGCTGTTCGCGATGTTGGTATCGGGTTCGGCCGCAATGGGTTTGGAGCTGGTCGCCTACCGGCCGCTGCGGCGCCGAAACGCCCGGCCGCTGACGTTCCTGATCACCGCCATCGGTATGTCGTTCGTGCTGCAGGAGTTCGTCCACTTCGTGTTGCCGAAGATCATCAAAGACTACGGCGGCAGCAACGCCCAGCAGCCGATCATCTTGGTGCAGCCGAAGACTCAGTTCGAAGTTTTCGGTGCGACGGTCTCCAACGTCACACTGGTGATCGTCGCGGCCGCGCTGATCTTCGCGGCGCTGACCGATATCGCGATCAACCGGACCAAGTTCGGCCGCGGTATCCGGGCGGTGGCCCAGGACCCGACGACGGCGACGCTGATGGGGGTGTCCCGGGAGCGGATCATCCTGACGACGTTCCTCATCGGTGGTCTGCTGGCCGGTGCCGCCGCGATGCTCTACACCCTGAAGGTGCCGCAGGGCATCATCTACTCGGGCGGATTCCTGTTGGGCATCAAGGCGTTTTCTGCGGCCGTGCTCGGCGGAATCGGCAACCTGCGCGGGGCGCTACTCGGCGGACTGGTGCTGGGCATCATGGAGAACTACGGCCAGGCCGTGTTCGGCACGCAATGGCGTGACGTCGTCGCTTTCGTGCTGTTGGTTCTGGTGCTGCTGATCAGGCCCACCGGGATACTCGGGGAAAGCCTCGGAAAGGCGCGAGCATGA
- a CDS encoding branched-chain amino acid ABC transporter substrate-binding protein yields MRARATRSAIAASSALLAVIGIAGCNQQSPSNGGGNSSQGDLKIVEQVQIDQNGAEVKPDAGATPADPAGDGKATCPPVSIAMAGALNGPDAALGINIKDGVQLAIDKHNAANPGCQVQLKPFDTEGDPQKATAIAPQIVDDAFTIGLVGPAFSGETKATGGVFDQAGLVAATASATNVTLSEQGWKTFFRGLANDGVQGPSVANYLKNTLNQKKVCVVDDSTDYGVGLAQAVRETLGPVALDACKISVKKGDKDFSAAVTQVKGQSPDSVFYSGYYAEAAPFVQQLRDGGYTGKFVSADGTKDPEFVKQAGQSSKDAILSCPCGPATGSFADEYTKKFGQPPGTYSTEGYDLGTVLLKGIDAGKITRPDLLAWVKNYNGQGVARKYQWTDKGELTTTLIWIYKVQ; encoded by the coding sequence GTGCGCGCACGCGCGACACGCAGTGCAATCGCCGCTAGCTCGGCGCTGCTGGCGGTCATCGGCATCGCCGGCTGCAACCAGCAGTCCCCGTCGAACGGTGGTGGGAACTCCTCGCAGGGCGACCTGAAGATCGTCGAGCAAGTCCAGATCGACCAGAACGGTGCGGAAGTCAAGCCCGACGCCGGTGCCACTCCGGCCGATCCGGCCGGTGACGGCAAGGCGACGTGCCCGCCGGTGTCGATCGCGATGGCCGGTGCGCTCAACGGACCAGACGCCGCGCTGGGCATCAACATCAAGGACGGCGTGCAGCTGGCCATCGACAAGCACAACGCCGCCAACCCCGGCTGCCAGGTGCAGTTGAAGCCGTTCGACACCGAGGGTGACCCGCAAAAGGCCACCGCCATCGCGCCGCAGATCGTCGACGATGCGTTCACGATCGGGCTTGTCGGACCGGCGTTCTCGGGCGAGACCAAGGCCACCGGCGGGGTGTTCGACCAGGCCGGCCTGGTCGCGGCAACCGCGTCGGCCACCAACGTCACGCTGTCCGAGCAGGGCTGGAAGACGTTCTTCCGTGGCCTGGCCAACGACGGCGTGCAGGGTCCCTCGGTGGCCAACTATCTGAAGAACACCCTCAACCAGAAGAAGGTCTGCGTCGTCGACGACAGCACCGACTACGGTGTCGGCCTGGCACAGGCGGTCCGCGAGACCCTCGGCCCGGTCGCTCTCGATGCCTGCAAGATCTCGGTCAAGAAGGGCGACAAGGACTTCTCGGCCGCGGTCACCCAGGTCAAGGGCCAGTCGCCGGATTCGGTGTTCTACAGCGGTTACTACGCCGAGGCCGCTCCGTTCGTCCAGCAGCTGCGCGACGGCGGGTACACCGGCAAGTTCGTCAGCGCTGACGGCACCAAGGATCCGGAGTTCGTGAAACAGGCGGGGCAGTCCTCCAAGGACGCCATCCTGTCCTGCCCCTGCGGGCCGGCCACCGGCAGCTTCGCCGACGAGTACACCAAGAAGTTCGGTCAGCCGCCCGGCACGTACAGCACCGAGGGATACGATCTCGGTACTGTTCTGCTGAAGGGCATCGACGCCGGCAAGATCACCCGCCCCGACCTGCTTGCCTGGGTCAAGAACTACAACGGCCAGGGTGTTGCCCGTAAGTACCAGTGGACCGACAAGGGCGAACTCACCACTACCCTGATCTGGATCTACAAGGTTCAGTAG
- a CDS encoding adenylate/guanylate cyclase domain-containing protein, which yields MQRRAPARNLHWAESITRRQRVLNIAATMAAVVTAVIGILQFITADHLVTIGLVNLGTAAIFGVIPLLHRFGESIAALAFIFFAFLSLTIVGWQVGTDSGIQFYYLVSASLAVLVLGVEHVVLASMVVAIGAGLTIASQFLVPGDTGIQPRWLVNAGFVITTVSACVMIFATVWYAMREVSRAEAAMEFEYLRSEALLANILPATIAARLKDPARGTIADRYDDASILFADIAGFTERASQIAPAELVRFLDRLYTTFDRLVDKHALEKIKTTGDSYMVVSGVPEPRDDHVDALANLALDMAKAVRDLRDPNGQLVPLRMGMAAGPVVAGVVGARRFFYDVWGDAVNVASRMETTDPEGRIQVPQDVYERLRDRFVLEERGDVDVKGKGLMHTWYLVDRRATTSPDGDRPAHEESGRVESPTG from the coding sequence ATGCAGCGCCGCGCGCCGGCTCGCAACCTGCATTGGGCCGAGTCGATCACCCGCCGTCAGCGCGTGCTCAACATCGCGGCGACGATGGCTGCCGTCGTCACCGCCGTCATCGGCATCCTGCAATTCATCACCGCAGACCATTTGGTCACCATCGGGCTGGTCAATCTCGGTACGGCGGCCATCTTCGGGGTCATCCCTTTACTGCACCGCTTCGGCGAGAGCATCGCCGCGCTGGCCTTCATCTTCTTCGCGTTCTTGTCCCTGACGATCGTCGGCTGGCAGGTCGGGACCGACTCCGGCATCCAGTTCTACTATCTGGTGTCGGCGTCGCTGGCCGTGCTCGTGCTCGGTGTCGAGCACGTCGTGCTGGCCTCGATGGTGGTGGCGATCGGCGCCGGGTTGACCATCGCTTCTCAGTTCCTGGTCCCCGGAGACACCGGTATACAGCCGCGCTGGCTGGTCAACGCCGGCTTCGTGATCACCACGGTGTCCGCATGTGTGATGATCTTCGCGACGGTCTGGTACGCCATGCGGGAAGTCTCCCGCGCCGAGGCGGCAATGGAATTCGAGTACCTGCGCTCCGAAGCGCTACTGGCCAACATCCTTCCGGCCACCATCGCGGCCCGGCTCAAAGACCCGGCCCGCGGCACGATCGCCGACCGATACGACGACGCCTCGATCCTGTTCGCCGACATCGCCGGCTTCACCGAGCGAGCCAGCCAGATCGCCCCCGCCGAACTGGTGCGCTTCCTCGACCGGCTGTACACCACGTTCGATCGCCTGGTCGACAAGCACGCCCTGGAGAAAATCAAGACCACCGGCGACTCCTACATGGTCGTCAGCGGCGTGCCCGAGCCCCGCGACGATCACGTCGACGCGCTGGCGAACCTCGCGCTCGACATGGCCAAGGCCGTGCGGGATCTGCGCGATCCCAACGGTCAGCTCGTGCCGCTACGAATGGGAATGGCCGCCGGCCCTGTGGTCGCCGGCGTGGTCGGTGCCCGCAGGTTCTTCTACGACGTGTGGGGAGACGCGGTCAACGTCGCCTCCCGCATGGAGACCACCGACCCCGAGGGCCGCATTCAGGTCCCCCAGGATGTCTACGAACGGCTGCGGGACCGGTTCGTCCTCGAGGAGCGCGGCGACGTCGACGTGAAGGGCAAGGGCCTGATGCATACCTGGTACCTGGTCGACCGCCGAGCCACCACCAGTCCGGACGGCGATCGACCCGCCCACGAAGAGAGCGGGCGGGTCGAAAGTCCAACCGGTTAG
- a CDS encoding amino acid ABC transporter ATP-binding protein: MVRAERVCKDFGALSVLKGVTLSVDPGKVLVLVGPSGSGKSTFLRCINHLENVSAGRLYVDGQLIGYRERGGKLYEMAPRDAAKQRRDIGMVFQHFNLFPHRTALANIIESPVHVKGVKKAAALDRARDLLNQVGMTDKADAYPAQLSGGQQQRVAIARALAMDPKLMLFDEPTSALDPELVGEVLGVMKKLASEGMTMIVVTHEMGFAREVADELVFMDGGVIVESGPPREVLSNPQHDRTKAFLSKVM, from the coding sequence ATGGTGCGCGCTGAGCGGGTGTGCAAGGACTTCGGCGCCCTATCGGTGCTCAAGGGTGTGACGCTGTCGGTGGACCCCGGCAAGGTGCTCGTCCTTGTCGGGCCGTCGGGCTCCGGCAAGTCCACATTCCTGCGCTGTATCAATCACCTTGAAAACGTCAGTGCCGGAAGGCTTTACGTCGACGGTCAATTGATCGGCTATCGCGAGCGTGGCGGCAAACTGTACGAGATGGCCCCGCGTGACGCGGCCAAGCAACGCCGCGACATCGGTATGGTGTTCCAGCACTTCAATCTTTTCCCGCACCGCACGGCGCTGGCCAACATCATCGAATCGCCAGTACACGTCAAAGGGGTCAAAAAGGCGGCCGCCCTCGATCGGGCACGGGATCTGCTCAATCAGGTGGGCATGACGGACAAGGCCGACGCGTACCCGGCGCAGCTCTCAGGCGGCCAACAACAGCGGGTGGCGATAGCCCGCGCGCTGGCGATGGACCCCAAGCTGATGTTGTTCGACGAGCCCACCTCGGCGTTGGACCCCGAACTCGTCGGCGAGGTGCTGGGCGTGATGAAAAAGCTTGCCAGCGAGGGCATGACGATGATCGTGGTGACGCACGAGATGGGCTTCGCCCGTGAGGTCGCCGACGAGCTGGTGTTCATGGACGGTGGGGTGATCGTCGAAAGCGGGCCGCCGCGGGAAGTCCTGAGCAATCCGCAGCACGACCGGACGAAGGCCTTCCTGTCCAAAGTCATGTAG
- a CDS encoding amino acid ABC transporter permease produces MAVDESAPPAINAVPLRHPWRWVGAAVIIVLVALFIYGAATNPAYGWSTYGEYLFNDRIMLGVFNTLQLTVYAMVLGIVLGVILSVMRLSPNPVFGSVAWVFLWIFRGTPVYVQLVFWGLIPTIYQHIQLGVPFGPSFFHLDLQNLSIPFLLAVIGLGLNEAAYMAEIIRAGITSVPEGQSEASTALGMSWGMTMRRTVLPQAMRVIIPPTGNEVISMLKTTSLVTAVPYSYDLYSIASREIAARTFEPVPMLLVAATWYLVITSVLMVGQYYLEKYFSRGISRKLTSKQLEALAKAQTGTEAGHV; encoded by the coding sequence ATGGCTGTCGACGAGTCGGCTCCACCTGCCATCAACGCGGTACCGCTTCGTCATCCGTGGCGGTGGGTGGGGGCGGCCGTCATCATCGTCCTGGTTGCCCTGTTCATCTATGGCGCGGCCACCAATCCGGCCTACGGCTGGTCGACGTACGGCGAGTATCTGTTCAACGACCGGATCATGCTCGGTGTCTTCAACACACTGCAGCTGACGGTGTACGCGATGGTGCTCGGCATCGTGCTCGGTGTGATCCTGTCGGTGATGCGGCTATCGCCGAACCCCGTATTCGGTTCTGTGGCATGGGTTTTCCTGTGGATCTTCCGCGGCACACCGGTGTACGTGCAGCTGGTGTTCTGGGGGCTCATCCCGACTATCTATCAGCACATCCAGTTGGGCGTGCCGTTCGGGCCGTCGTTCTTCCACCTCGACCTGCAGAACCTGTCCATTCCGTTCCTGCTGGCGGTCATCGGTCTCGGACTCAACGAGGCCGCGTACATGGCCGAGATCATCCGAGCAGGCATCACGTCGGTGCCCGAAGGGCAGTCGGAGGCATCGACCGCGCTGGGTATGTCGTGGGGAATGACGATGCGCCGCACCGTGCTTCCACAGGCGATGCGGGTCATCATTCCGCCGACCGGCAACGAGGTCATCAGCATGCTGAAGACCACATCGCTGGTGACGGCCGTGCCGTATTCCTATGACCTGTACAGCATTGCCTCGCGGGAGATCGCGGCTCGGACATTCGAACCGGTTCCGATGCTGCTGGTGGCCGCGACCTGGTACCTGGTGATCACCAGCGTGCTGATGGTGGGGCAGTACTACCTCGAGAAGTACTTCTCCCGCGGCATTTCCCGAAAGTTGACCTCCAAGCAGCTCGAGGCCTTGGCCAAGGCGCAGACCGGTACGGAGGCGGGACACGTATGA